A genomic window from Synechococcus sp. UW179A includes:
- the hemE gene encoding uroporphyrinogen decarboxylase, which yields MSDSLPLLLRAARGEAVERPPVWMMRQAGRYMKIYRDLRDQYPSFRERSENPDLSYEISMQPFRAFKPDGVILFSDILTPLPGMGIDFDIVESKGPQIGDPIRNIDQVNALRPLIPSESMPFVGEVLGRLRESVGNEAAVLGFVGAPWTLGAYVVEGKSSKNYAVIKAMAFREPELLHKLLDHFAESIANYLRYQIDSGAQVVQMFDSWAGQLSPADYDVFAAPYQKKVVELVKQTHPDTPFILYISGSAGVIERMAQTGVDIISLDWTVDMAEACARLPEHIGVQGNVDPGLLFGTPQAIEARIDDCVRKARGRRHILNLGHGILPGTPEDNGAAFFTAGKSVMDRVGALA from the coding sequence ATGAGCGACTCTCTACCTCTGTTACTGCGTGCAGCCCGCGGTGAAGCGGTGGAGCGTCCTCCGGTCTGGATGATGCGCCAGGCTGGTCGTTACATGAAGATCTACCGCGACCTGAGGGATCAGTACCCCAGTTTTCGCGAGCGCTCCGAGAACCCCGATCTCTCTTACGAGATTTCGATGCAGCCCTTCAGGGCCTTCAAGCCTGATGGCGTGATCTTGTTCTCCGACATCCTCACGCCTCTTCCCGGCATGGGCATCGACTTCGACATCGTCGAAAGCAAAGGGCCTCAGATCGGTGATCCAATCCGCAACATCGACCAGGTCAATGCTTTGCGTCCTCTGATTCCAAGCGAATCAATGCCCTTTGTGGGCGAAGTGCTGGGTCGTTTACGTGAAAGCGTCGGCAATGAGGCTGCTGTGCTGGGTTTCGTTGGTGCTCCCTGGACGCTGGGTGCCTATGTGGTGGAGGGCAAAAGCAGCAAGAACTATGCGGTGATCAAGGCCATGGCCTTCCGTGAGCCAGAACTGCTGCACAAACTGCTCGACCATTTCGCCGAGTCCATTGCCAACTACCTGCGCTATCAGATCGATTCCGGGGCACAGGTCGTGCAGATGTTCGACTCCTGGGCCGGCCAACTCAGCCCAGCCGACTACGACGTCTTCGCAGCCCCCTACCAGAAAAAGGTGGTCGAATTGGTCAAACAGACCCATCCCGACACCCCATTCATCCTCTACATCTCCGGCAGCGCCGGTGTGATCGAACGGATGGCCCAGACCGGCGTGGACATCATCTCTCTCGACTGGACCGTGGATATGGCAGAGGCCTGTGCACGCCTGCCTGAACACATCGGAGTGCAGGGCAATGTGGATCCCGGCTTGCTGTTCGGAACCCCACAGGCCATTGAAGCTCGAATCGATGATTGCGTTCGCAAGGCCCGAGGTCGCCGCCACATTCTTAATCTCGGCCATGGAATCCTCCCCGGCACGCCTGAGGACAATGGAGCTGCCTTCTTCACCGCTGGCAAGAGCGTGATGGACAGGGTCGGGGCTCTCGCTTGA
- the petE gene encoding plastocyanin produces the protein MLKSLKSIFYTALAFVLACTVGVASASAATVEVKLGADSGMLAFEPSSVTIKAGDTVKFVNNKMAPHNAVFEGHDEYSHPDLAFSPGESWEETFSEAGTYDFYCEPHRGAGMVGQVIVE, from the coding sequence ATGCTGAAGAGCCTTAAATCAATTTTCTACACCGCACTTGCCTTCGTGCTGGCCTGCACAGTGGGTGTCGCCTCTGCCAGTGCAGCCACCGTCGAGGTCAAGCTTGGCGCAGATTCAGGAATGCTGGCCTTCGAACCCAGTTCCGTCACGATCAAAGCTGGTGATACCGTCAAGTTTGTTAATAACAAGATGGCGCCTCACAACGCCGTCTTCGAAGGACACGACGAATACAGCCACCCCGACCTGGCCTTCTCTCCTGGAGAATCTTGGGAAGAAACCTTCAGTGAAGCCGGCACCTACGACTTCTACTGCGAGCCCCATCGTGGAGCAGGCATGGTTGGCCAAGTCATCGTGGAGTGA
- a CDS encoding NAD(P)-dependent oxidoreductase, protein MSQTTTPARILITGASGCVGQYTSSWLLENSDAELLLWLRDPSKLNAISADHPRIQLLVGDLRETDRFASELASVHRVIHTATAWGDPERAQQVNVVAVKRMLSLLNPSLIEQITYFSTASILDRHLQPLTEALAYGTEYIQTKAQCLKDLEEHPLAEKIVAVFPTLVFGGRVDGSSPFPTSYLTEGLAEASKWLWLARFLRADASFHFIHAADIAAICGHLATHPHQRNREPGQGAVRRIVMGQKVISVNEAVVSLCRWRGIRRTPGIPLWPWLIETLIRVLPIEVNAWDRFSIRQRHFIHEPVTQPERFGEKSHAPDLEAVLQDSGLPRRRSP, encoded by the coding sequence TTGAGTCAAACCACCACTCCGGCGCGCATCCTGATCACCGGTGCCAGCGGCTGTGTCGGTCAATACACCAGCTCATGGCTGCTGGAGAACAGCGACGCTGAGCTGCTGCTCTGGCTGCGTGATCCCAGCAAACTCAATGCGATCTCAGCGGATCATCCAAGGATCCAGTTGTTGGTGGGCGACCTTCGCGAGACCGATCGTTTCGCATCCGAGCTGGCCAGCGTGCACCGCGTGATCCACACAGCCACAGCCTGGGGTGATCCCGAGCGGGCCCAGCAGGTCAATGTGGTGGCAGTGAAGCGAATGCTGTCACTACTCAATCCATCATTGATCGAGCAGATCACGTATTTCTCCACAGCCAGCATCCTGGATCGACATCTGCAGCCCCTAACCGAAGCGCTGGCCTACGGCACTGAATACATCCAGACGAAGGCTCAGTGCTTGAAAGATTTGGAGGAGCATCCTCTCGCCGAGAAAATCGTTGCCGTCTTTCCCACTCTGGTGTTTGGAGGCCGGGTCGACGGCAGCAGCCCTTTCCCCACCAGCTACCTCACCGAAGGACTTGCGGAGGCAAGCAAATGGCTTTGGCTGGCTCGATTTCTTCGGGCCGATGCCAGTTTTCACTTCATCCATGCAGCAGACATCGCTGCAATTTGCGGCCATCTCGCCACCCACCCGCATCAACGCAACCGGGAGCCCGGTCAGGGAGCTGTCCGCAGGATTGTGATGGGACAGAAGGTCATCAGCGTGAACGAAGCAGTAGTCAGCCTCTGCCGCTGGCGGGGAATTCGACGAACGCCTGGCATCCCTCTCTGGCCCTGGTTAATCGAAACACTGATCCGGGTGCTGCCGATCGAAGTCAATGCCTGGGATCGCTTCTCCATTCGTCAGCGCCATTTCATTCATGAACCGGTGACCCAACCGGAGCGCTTTGGAGAAAAAAGCCATGCGCCAGACCTTGAGGCGGTCCTACAGGATTCAGGTTTACCGAGGCGAAGATCACCCTGA